From the Rissa tridactyla isolate bRisTri1 chromosome 20, bRisTri1.patW.cur.20221130, whole genome shotgun sequence genome, one window contains:
- the LOC128900097 gene encoding uncharacterized protein LOC128900097 — protein sequence MALWSSRSPLSPPACISMALWSSRSPLSPPTRVSMAVWSSRNPEVPPQSSDARLYGTLVLQEPGSSPSVLRRDSLWQFGPPGTRKCPLSPPTRLSMAVWSSRNPEVPPQSSDATLYGSLVLQEPGSSPSVLRRASLWHFGPPGTRKCPLSPPTRLSMALWSSRSPEVLIGLLEITCFQHSSTKISEDCKNKATPAELSSLQQQVDRTQTKGVRKSPEMQRDKMCTKESWRRQAEPHKKVPCEPSLEVDEH from the exons atggcactttggtcctccaggagccccctcAGTCCGCCAGCGTgcatctctatggcactttggtcctccaggagcccgctcagtccgccgacgcgcgtctctatggcagtttggtcctccaggaacccggaagtgccccctcagtcctccgacgcgcgtctctatggcactttagtcctccaggaacccGGAAGttccccctcagtcctccgacgcgactctctatggcagtttggtcctccaggaacccggaagtgccccctcagtcctccgacgcgactctctatggcagtttggtcctccaggaacccggaagtgccccctcagtcctccgacgcgactctctatggcagtttggtcctccaggaaCCCGGAAGctccccctcagtcctccgacgcgcctctctatggcactttggtcctccaggaacccggaagtgccccctcagtcctccgacgcgcctctctatggcactttggtcctccaggagcccggaaGTGCTCATCGGTCTCCTGGAAATCACCTGCTTCCAGCACTCTTCCACGAAAATATCTGAAGATTGCAAAAATAAAGCGACGCCTGCAGAACTCTCTTCTCTACAGCAACAAGTAGACAGAACTCAAACAAAAGGAGTAAGGAAATCACCAGAG atgcagagggacaagatgtgcaCCAAAGAGTCATGGAGAAGGCAAGCGGAACCCCATAAGAAG gtgccctgtgagccatctttggaagtggatgagcattag